In the Quercus lobata isolate SW786 chromosome 5, ValleyOak3.0 Primary Assembly, whole genome shotgun sequence genome, one interval contains:
- the LOC115989596 gene encoding putative disease resistance protein At3g14460: MTKKLKKSFDLKAWVCVSENFDNLEILKAISEGINGTASNFQYLQSLEIEIQKTLKGKKFFLVLDDVWNENYGVWDNFIKVFKCEAQEVKIIVTTRSEKVARVVTVSTHYFLYELSNEDCMKIFVHSAFGNRNPNEFPHLLEIGKEIVEKCRGLPLAAKTLGGSLRSNFNQNDWIKIWKSHIWDLLDAKTNIFPALKLSYHYIPSHLKRCFAYCSIFPKDYEFEKEELILLWMAEGLLQQPKEARCIELEEIGEEYFNDLVSRSFFQQSSKSKSCFLMHDLINDLAKSICGKFCFRLEESNESNEITKETRHLSYYKAGFYVSKEFEIPSEAKGLRTLLVKSHLPTWIFEYKNIVKIDLNFFQNFKCLRVLSLYGACIKELPITVDNLIHLRYLNTCNTGIKDLPDSLCNLYNLQTLILSSYITKLPANTSKLINLRHLDNSEANMEEMPPHMGKMKNLIKLYVFCVGKHDDGSNIKELGELQHLSGKLSLLNLENVRCIDKDTKEVILKNKQDLSELKLEWEHGHGTKDSEKEIILLEKLCPCTNLNSLTITNYEGTSFPKWLGDSSFSKMVFIKLRNCLSLPPLGQLPSLKSLKIECFGEISSVGLEFYGNTINPFRALEYLSFENMPEWQDWVLFKGEVFTCLRELYIKDCPKLSGGLPVQLPSLTKLNIRKCEQLVASLPNSPALHELVCSGKMQIPSGHDYQSLKSVFIEGGGDSILSFPPEFASLTCLDFCGCPDLVSFPSRGLCAPILSQIVIHDCRNLKSLPEGMHTLLPSLVRLELRWCPELESFPEGGLPSSLESLAIYGCEKLISRRMELGLQGLHSLRSFTISDHRKELEPFPEEALLPPNLTDFAIGILPYLKSLNGKGFQTLTSLKHLTIWDCNNLDGLLEDVLPTSLYQLEIYNCRLLKERYGNEKGEGRVKIAHIPRISIR; this comes from the exons ATGacgaaaaagttaaaaaagagtTTTGACCTCAAagcatgggtttgtgtttcagaaaattttgataatcttgagATATTAAAAGCTATTTCTGAGGGGATCAATGGTACGGCTAGTAACTTTCAGTACTTGCAATCGTTGgaaattgaaattcaaaagaCTTTAAAAgggaagaaattttttcttgttttagatGATGTTTGGAATGAAAATTATGGTGTTTGGGACAATTTCATTAAAGTTTTTAAATGTGAGGCACAAGAGGT taagatCATTGTTACTACACGAAGTGAAAAAGTTGCAAGAGTAGTCACAGTTTCAACTCATTATTTTCTATATGAACTCTCAAATGAGGATtgtatgaaaatatttgttcatTCTGCATTTGGAAATAGAAATCCCAATGAATTTCCACACCTGTTGGAAATTGGTAAAGAGATTGTTGAAAAGTGTAGAGGCTTGCCGTTGGCTGCAAAAACACTTGGGGGTTCATTGCGTtcaaattttaatcaaaatgaTTGGATTAAGATTTGGAAGAGTCATATTTGGGATTTACTAGATGCCAAAACTAATATCTTTCCGGCATTAAAACTGAGCTATCATTACATCCCATCACATCTGAAGCGATGCTTTGCTTATTGCTCAATTTTCCCAAAAGATTATGAATTTGAAAAGGAGGAGTTGATCCTTTTGTGGATGGCAGAAGGTTTATTGCAGCAACCCAAAGAAGCTAGGTGTATAGAATTAGAAGAAATAGGTGAAGAATACTTTAATGATTTAGTATCAAGGtcattttttcaacaatcaaGTAAGTCtaaatcatgttttttaatgCATGATCTTATCAATGACTTAGCAAAATCTATATGTGGGAAATTTTGTTTCCGATTGGAGGAGAGTAATGAGTCTAATGAAATAACAAAAGAGACACGTCATTTGTCATATTACAAAGCTGGCTTTTATGTCTCTAAGGAATTTGAGATCCCTTCAGAAGCTAAGGGTTTGCGAACCTTATTGGTAAAAAGCCACTTACCAACTTGGATTTTTGAATATAAAAACATAGTGAAGATAGATCttaatttttttcagaattttaaaTGCTTACGAGTGTTATCATTGTATGGTGCATGCATAAAGGAGTTACCAATTACTGTTGATAACTTGATACATCTACGTTATTTAAACACTTGTAACACTGGGATCAAAGACTTGCCCGATTCTTTATGTAACTTGTATAATTTGCAAACCTTGATATTGTCATCGTACATCACCAAGTTGCCTGCCAACACGAGTAAACTAATCAACTTGCGCCACCTAGATAATAGTGAAGCCAATATGGAAGAGATGCCCCCTCATATGGgtaaaatgaaaaatctcataaaattatatgttttttgtgtGGGCAAACATGATGATGGGTCCAATATTAAAGAGTTGGGGGAGCTTCAGCATCTTTCTGGAAAATTATCTTTGTTGAACTTGGAAAATGTTCGATGCATTGATAAAGATACTAAGGAGGTTATATTAAAGAACAAGCAAGATTTATCTGAGTTGAAGTTGGAGTGGGAACATGGTCATGGCACTAAAGATTCagaaaaggaaattattttgcTCGAGAAGTTGTGTCCTTGCACAAACTTGAATTCTCTCACCATCACTAATTATGAAGGTACAAGCTTTCCAAAATGGTTAGGAGACTCGTCATTCTCAAAAATGGTGTTCATAAAGCTTCGTAATTGCTTGTCCTTGCCTCCGCTTGGACAGCTACCTAGCCTCAAGAGCCTTAAAATTGAATGTTTTGGTGAAATATCAAGTGTGGGCCTTGAGTTCTACGGGAATACAATAAACCCATTTAGAGCCCTTGAGTATTTATCATTTGAAAATATGCCAGAGTGGCAGGATTGGGTTCTTTTTAAAGGGGAAGTTTTCACTTGTCTTCGAGAACTTTATATTAAAGATTGTCCCAAGCTAAGTGGGGGTCTGCCCGTTCAACTTCCGTCTTTGACCAAACTTAATATCAGAAAGTGTGAGCAGCTTGTCGCTTCGCTTCCTAACTCTCCAGCTCTCCATGAATTAGTATGCTCGGGAAAAATGCAGATTCCAAGTGGTCATGACTATCAATCACTTAAAAGTGTGTTCATAGAGGGTGGCGGTGattcaattttgtcatttccACCAGAATTTGCTTCCCTCACTTGCTTGGACTTCTGTGGGTGCCCTGATTTAGTTTCCTTTCCCAGCAGAGGACTGTGCGCTCCAATTTTGTCTCAGATTGTAATCCATGACTGCAGAAACTTAAAGTCATTGCCTGAAGGGATGCATACCCTCCTCCCATCTCTCGTGCGTTTGGAACTGCGATGGTGTCCAGAACTGGAATCGTTTCCCGAAGGAGGTTTGCCCTCCAGCTTAGAAAGTCTTGCTATATACGGGTGCGAGAAACTCATTTCCCGTCGCATGGAATTGGGATTGCAAGGTCTTCACTCTCTCAGAAGTTTCACAATTTCTGATCATCGCAAAGAATTGGAGCCCTTTCCAGAGGAGGCATTGCTGCCTCCTAATCTTACCGATTTCGCCATCGGTATTTTACCATATCTAAAATCTCTCAATGGTAAGGGGTTTCAAACCCTTACCTCTCTTAAACACTTAACGATTTGGGACTGCAATAATCTTGACGGCTTACTAGAAGACGTTTTGCCCACCTCTCTTTATCAGCTAGAGATCTATAATTGTCGTTTGTTGAAAGAACGGTATGGAAACGAGAAAGGGGAGGGCCGGGTCAAGATTGCCCACATTCCCAGAATATCCATACGTTGA
- the LOC115990372 gene encoding uncharacterized protein LOC115990372 — MGVVAGGQRGGDQCGDRCGDRLRKSTFNIKERETLKRTEEEEDALTRSTKKFKESHAETEENQENPFKSNTSYKDKLIGEIPGAFVQAFGLSNDMDEDVQTDSEAGDGTEGNLVVCLSREEKSRIRAVWRKALIIKAFGRKVGYNFLYPKIRSLWNPCGKMDCIDLGSDYFLIKFELEDDVDRVLKGGPWFVGQQFLTIRQWEPEFRASKAMFSSVAIWVCLPKLPIEYYDPAVLQRIRQAIGLVLRIDAHTASGIRGRFARICVQVNLDKPLAKSLTIGKWTQTILYEGINSLCFSCGRIGHRKEECPYTIKDIHKETTLSQEEPPVP, encoded by the exons ATGGGCGTGGTGGCTGGAGGTCAACGTGGTGGAGATCAGTGTGGAGACCGATGTGGAGATCG ATTACGAAAGAGTACGTTCAATATAAAGGAGAGAGAAACTCTGAAGCGCACTGAGGAAGAAGAGGATGCTTTAACCCGCAGTacaaaaaagttcaaagaaaGTCATGCAGAAACTGAGGAAAATCAAGAGAACCCTTTTAAGAGTAATACAAGTTACAAAGACAAACTCATCGGAGAGATCCCAGGGGCTTTTGTTCAGGCTTTTGGGCTGTCAAATGACATGGATGAAGATGTTCAAACAGATTCAGAGGCTGGAGATGGTACTGAAGGAAATTTGGTGGTATGCTTGTCTAGAGAAGAAAAATCTCGTATAAGGGCGGTTTGGAGAAAGGCTTTGATCATTAAGGCTTTTGGGAGAAAGGTagggtataattttttatacccCAAAATCCGAAGCTTGTGGAATCCATGTGGAAAGATGGATTGTATTGACCTGGGTTCAGATTactttttaatcaaatttgaatTGGAAGATGATGTAGACAGGGTACTCAAAGGAGGGCCATGGTTTGTTGGACAGCAATTTCTTACTATTAGACAATGGGAACCAGAATTTCGTGCCTCAAAAGCTATGTTTTCATCTGTAGCAATTTGGGTGTGTCTTCCTAAATTGCCTATTGAATATTATGACCCTGCTGTTCTCCAGAGAATCAGGCAAGCGATAGGACTTGTGCTACGCATTGACGCTCATACAGCGAGTGGAATTAGGGGACGTTTTGCTCGCATATGCGTACAAGTCAATTTAGACAAACCATTGGCAAAGTCTCTAACCATTGGTAAGTGGActcaaactattttatatgaaGGGATTAACTCCCTCTGCTTCTCTTGTGGTAGGATTGGACATAGAAAGGAGGAATGTCCATATACCATTAAGGATATACATAAGGAGACAACTCTAAGCCAAGAGGAACCCCCGGTACCGTAG